A DNA window from Drosophila biarmipes strain raj3 chromosome 2R, RU_DBia_V1.1, whole genome shotgun sequence contains the following coding sequences:
- the LOC108030095 gene encoding protein MTSS 2 isoform X38 — translation MDLSLERDSSALGSLFQQIINDMKNTSPLWEDFVAKAGKLHTCLRAAIQAIAAYLDAFQKIADAATNSRGASKEIGTALTRVCLRHKAVETRLKTFTSAIMDCLVQPLQDKIEDWKRTVATIDKDHAKEYKRCRSELKKRSSDTLRLQKKARKGQTDGLQSLMDSHMQDVTLRRAELEDVEKKSLRAAMVEERLRYCSFVHMLQPVVHEECEVMSELGHLQEAMQSIALVTKEPSVLPQASEELIHDAKASINLYPESPGGGSGSQGGGCSNSLGSRKSSVCSISSMNSSGSSNSPGHHHYPRSLSQFVTPAIRLKPGESSDSGFCSSPALTTQTSNAANQTASVSTWPPHSQDVVDNLPPTADRPHTISTAYEKGHQRPPLTVYTFQNPETIHESGSCLNNGSGPPNGQPSSGQATPATQKSPAASLSRPPLPVRCSSLERPLSAQSNHRQGSGSNLLQRQCPSPIPAHITKGGGAGGGSTRIARRSSINQAKPPPPVRRSSSVTPSPNASVGLQHQQPQQQQHANLLQQNHQLSSSSEHLPPPPAFMLDAVPQMPSSALKVSETVRALAAMRHQPASPVSLRRMQQQQQQQQQQQLHQQHVQQQQQPLLQSVHHNPLNDDPTVYYDSYLDLHAYAQALANGQQMSQQQRLTHQQQQQQNHYLQQQQQNHYLQQQQLQHQPAQQPPVYQAPPPVDATFRTSSPAAGGGGGGIYAQPKLVNSMSSFRTSSPSPNGHAHPLPPTQPKTNPNLIAQLNARLSGKQQQPHQQQQQQQVEGIYGNQQAPGGESIYMRSGLSMSQPPQQQHYDAGPSYMSRVANGSDQAWSHFKA, via the exons AACACTTCGCCACTGTGGGAGGACTTTGTGGCTAAGGCCGGAAAACTGCACACATGCTTGAG GGCCGCCATCCAGGCAATCGCCGCCTATTTGGATGCCTTCCAAAAGATAGCCGATGCGGCGACCAATTCAAGAG GCGCCTCCAAGGAGATCGGCACTGCCCTGACCCGCGTCTGCCTGCGGCACAAGGCCGTGGAGACGCGTCTGAAGACCTTCACCAGCGCCATCATGGATTGCCTGGTGCAGCCGCTGCAGGACAAGATCGAGGACTGGAAGCGCACGGTGGCCACCATCGACAAGGACCATGCCAAAGAGTACAAGCGCTGTCGCAGCGAGCTGAAGAAGCGCTCCAGCGACACACTGCGCCTGCAGAAGAAGGCTCGCAAGGGGCAGACGGATGGGCTGCAGTCCCTGATGGACTCCCACATGCAGGATGTCACCCTGCGGCGGGCTGAGCTGGAGGATGTGGAGAAGAAGTCTTTGCGTGCGGCCATGGTGGAGGAGCGGCTGCGCTACTGCAGCTTTGTCCACATGCTGCAGCCGGTGGTGCACGAGGAGTGCGAGGTCATGTCCGAGCTGGGTCATCTTCAG GAGGCCATGCAGTCGATCGCCCTGGTCACGAAGGAGCCCAGTGTGCTACCCCAGGCCTCCGAGGAGCTCATCCACGATGCCAAGGCCAGCATTAATCTGTACCCAGAGTCGCCGGGCGGAGGTTCTGGGTCGCAGGGCGGTGGATGCTCCAACTCGCTGGGCTCTCGAAAGAGCTCCGTTTGCTCCATCAGCAGCATGAACAGCAGCGGCTCGAGCAACTCGCCGGGACACCACCACTATCCGCGCTCCCTGTCGCAG TTTGTAACGCCCGCAATTCGCTTGAAACCTGGTGAATCCAGTGATAGTGGCTTTTGCTCATCGCCAGCTCTAACAACACAg ACTTCGAATGCAGCGAATCAGACGGCAAGTGTATCCACCTGGCCCCCACATTCCCAGGACGTGGTGGACAACCTGCCACCGACCGCCGACCGTCCGCACACCATTTCGACGGCCTACGAGAAGGGTCACCAGCGTCCGCCGCTGACCGTCTACACGTTCCAGAACCCGGAGACCATTCACGAGTCGGGAAGCTGCCTGAACAACGGATCCGGGCCCCCCAATGGTCAGCCCTCGTCGGGACAGGCCACGCCGGCCACCCAGAAGTCTCCGGCTGCCTCACTTAGTCGGCCGCCCTTGCCAGTT CGCTGTTCCTCGCTGGAGCGACCGCTTTCGGCCCAGAGTAACCACCGCCAGGGAAGCGGGAGCAACCTGCTGCAGCGCCAGTGCCCCTCACCGATTCCGGCTCATATCACGAAAG gaggaggagcaggcggtGGCTCCACGCGCATCGCACGTCGTTCGTCCATCAACCAGGCCAAGCCACCGCCGCCAGTGAGACGCAGCTCGTCGGTGACCCCCAGTCCCAATGCCTCGGTCGGG CTGCAGCACCAGCaaccacaacagcaacagcacgcCAATCTGCTGCAGCAGAATCACCAGCTAAGCAGCTCCAGCGAGCACTTGCCACCGCCGCCGGCCTTCATGCTGGACGCCGTGCCCCAGATGCCCAGCTCAGCGCTGAAGGTGTCGGAGACGGTGAGAGCCCTGGCAGCCATGCGGCACCAGCCGGCATCGCCTGTGTCGCTCAGAcgcatgcagcagcagcagcagcaacagcagcagcaacagctacACCAGCAACacgtgcagcagcagcagcaaccccTCCTGCAG TCTGTGCACCACAATCCCCTGAACGATGACCCGACCGTCTACTACGACTCCTACTTGGACCTGCACGCCTATGCCCAGGCCCTGGCCAATGGCCAGCAGATGTCCCAGCAGCAACGCTTAacccaccagcagcagcagcagcaaaatcactatctgcagcagcagcagcaaaatcactatctgcagcagcagcagctgcaacatCAGCCAGCGCAACAACCGCCTGTTTATCAAGCGCCGCCGCCTGTCGATGCC ACGTTCCGCACTTCATCACCAGCCGCTGGCGGAGGGGGCGGCGGCATCTACGCCCAGCCCAAGCTGGTCAACAGCATGTCCAGCTTCCGCACCAGCAGCCCCAGTCCCAACGGACACGCTCACCCACTGCCACCGACACAGCCAAAGACGAATCCGAACCTAATTGCACAGCTCAATGCACGACTCAGCggcaagcagcagcagccgcaccagcagcagcagcagcagcaggtcgAGGGGATCTATGGCAACCAACAGGCGCCCGGAGGAGAGTCCATCTACATGCGCAGTGGCTTGTCCATGTCGCAGccgccacagcagcaacactatGACG CCGGACCCTCGTATATGTCACGAGTCGCTAATGGATCAGATCAAGCGTGGAGCCACTTTAAAGCGTAA
- the LOC108030095 gene encoding AF4/FMR2 family member lilli isoform X18, with amino-acid sequence MDLSLERDSSALGSLFQQIINDMKNTSPLWEDFVAKAGKLHTCLRAAIQAIAAYLDAFQKIADAATNSRGASKEIGTALTRVCLRHKAVETRLKTFTSAIMDCLVQPLQDKIEDWKRTVATIDKDHAKEYKRCRSELKKRSSDTLRLQKKARKGQTDGLQSLMDSHMQDVTLRRAELEDVEKKSLRAAMVEERLRYCSFVHMLQPVVHEECEVMSELGHLQEAMQSIALVTKEPSVLPQASEELIHDAKASINLYPESPGGGSGSQGGGCSNSLGSRKSSVCSISSMNSSGSSNSPGHHHYPRSLSQFVTPAIRLKPGESSDSGFCSSPALTTQTSNAANQTASVSTWPPHSQDVVDNLPPTADRPHTISTAYEKGHQRPPLTVYTFQNPETIHESGSCLNNGSGPPNGQPSSGQATPATQKSPAASLSRPPLPVKPAHVRCSSLERPLSAQSNHRQGSGSNLLQRQCPSPIPAHITKELSAAHHAQQQQSQQPQTPPTYVNMSELATMAALKLTNQQQQQKPSPPPLQQQSSIDSTGSQHSNDSSGSHQLLQQQHHQQQQQHHSQPNHHSATATRSHSISSTASSLHSHPSIDSTVACGSLVGQPNHSTSTNTNTTSPSSGSSTPQNHYSPLLTNSPTSTAAGTPSGSSVGPGSALGFVYQVSSPTPPSSEVLKITEQTAAGQDQGSVNSGVEDADERSRASVLQKASMFEKAAAAAAVSPPAPNQSPAASSPASGGGGRRSEAEQQEMDKSFEDSIQALNNLIGELDSFQREIDEGKGKPVSSIISSSNNNNTTTSSNSSSDNNNLPATNSHIEPCAISNQTNSSGCGTDISDTTSDELAGDEMDARRQDRDRDMLGASDSELSRCYVSETSSLTGGLTAGGYENPTFAHFVANANREDVVSLDASDSVCLGQPRHAYVDTCSDSGSAVVVIYDHQIPNTPDIEFVKQNSEIVVLRTKDPQPQTLQLHEMRELQQLPANLAGSPDSSPDSSGGQAPATATVAPAKQRLSSFRATSEQQLQLLGRGSPQRGKATGEQAAQDQHFPAQAQPQQQQQQDSDGISQPVDPIRRQLPPKPTNLSIFNGPAPSVGDRPLVPRKSDFKADLDAKIRRQKQKVKQQLQQQQQQQQQSPQQQQAPQEPQHSPQSPPTRNCNVTNSPAANVTASASASASASAFTDQTHRMPIQSQTATFNHKQCKTPATMALSSPSSPSRGHLASALSSSSLSSLPLPATTSSPSNAPPSMLPASDHRPPAHPYVCSTAPANPHHANSFGNANASLKPCITPRPASLSGGGAGGGSTRIARRSSINQAKPPPPVRRSSSVTPSPNASVGLQHQQPQQQQHANLLQQNHQLSSSSEHLPPPPAFMLDAVPQMPSSALKVSETVRALAAMRHQPASPVSLRRMQQQQQQQQQQQLHQQHVQQQQQPLLQSVHHNPLNDDPTVYYDSYLDLHAYAQALANGQQMSQQQRLTHQQQQQQNHYLQQQQQNHYLQQQQLQHQPAQQPPVYQAPPPVDATFRTSSPAAGGGGGGIYAQPKLVNSMSSFRTSSPSPNGHAHPLPPTQPKTNPNLIAQLNARLSGKQQQPHQQQQQQQVEGIYGNQQAPGGESIYMRSGLSMSQPPQQQHYDDYATSTNIEKTGSIRAKTKAEFLENLNAKLAKQGMSGRAFAVRNLINSKALMYQNRQNLSRPSAQYRRPPTYPNTSTAMNATCEDQC; translated from the exons AACACTTCGCCACTGTGGGAGGACTTTGTGGCTAAGGCCGGAAAACTGCACACATGCTTGAG GGCCGCCATCCAGGCAATCGCCGCCTATTTGGATGCCTTCCAAAAGATAGCCGATGCGGCGACCAATTCAAGAG GCGCCTCCAAGGAGATCGGCACTGCCCTGACCCGCGTCTGCCTGCGGCACAAGGCCGTGGAGACGCGTCTGAAGACCTTCACCAGCGCCATCATGGATTGCCTGGTGCAGCCGCTGCAGGACAAGATCGAGGACTGGAAGCGCACGGTGGCCACCATCGACAAGGACCATGCCAAAGAGTACAAGCGCTGTCGCAGCGAGCTGAAGAAGCGCTCCAGCGACACACTGCGCCTGCAGAAGAAGGCTCGCAAGGGGCAGACGGATGGGCTGCAGTCCCTGATGGACTCCCACATGCAGGATGTCACCCTGCGGCGGGCTGAGCTGGAGGATGTGGAGAAGAAGTCTTTGCGTGCGGCCATGGTGGAGGAGCGGCTGCGCTACTGCAGCTTTGTCCACATGCTGCAGCCGGTGGTGCACGAGGAGTGCGAGGTCATGTCCGAGCTGGGTCATCTTCAG GAGGCCATGCAGTCGATCGCCCTGGTCACGAAGGAGCCCAGTGTGCTACCCCAGGCCTCCGAGGAGCTCATCCACGATGCCAAGGCCAGCATTAATCTGTACCCAGAGTCGCCGGGCGGAGGTTCTGGGTCGCAGGGCGGTGGATGCTCCAACTCGCTGGGCTCTCGAAAGAGCTCCGTTTGCTCCATCAGCAGCATGAACAGCAGCGGCTCGAGCAACTCGCCGGGACACCACCACTATCCGCGCTCCCTGTCGCAG TTTGTAACGCCCGCAATTCGCTTGAAACCTGGTGAATCCAGTGATAGTGGCTTTTGCTCATCGCCAGCTCTAACAACACAg ACTTCGAATGCAGCGAATCAGACGGCAAGTGTATCCACCTGGCCCCCACATTCCCAGGACGTGGTGGACAACCTGCCACCGACCGCCGACCGTCCGCACACCATTTCGACGGCCTACGAGAAGGGTCACCAGCGTCCGCCGCTGACCGTCTACACGTTCCAGAACCCGGAGACCATTCACGAGTCGGGAAGCTGCCTGAACAACGGATCCGGGCCCCCCAATGGTCAGCCCTCGTCGGGACAGGCCACGCCGGCCACCCAGAAGTCTCCGGCTGCCTCACTTAGTCGGCCGCCCTTGCCAGTT AAGCCAGCCCACGTG CGCTGTTCCTCGCTGGAGCGACCGCTTTCGGCCCAGAGTAACCACCGCCAGGGAAGCGGGAGCAACCTGCTGCAGCGCCAGTGCCCCTCACCGATTCCGGCTCATATCACGAAAG AGCTGTCCGCAGCACACCatgcacagcagcagcaaagccAGCAGCCCCAGACGCCGCCCACCTATGTGAACATGTCCGAGCTGGCCACCATGGCGGCCTTGAAGCTGAccaaccagcagcagcagcagaagcccTCTCCACCGCCCCTGCAGCAGCAGAGCTCCATCGATTCGACCGGCTCCCAGCATTCCAACGACTCCTCCGGCTCGCATcagctcctccagcagcagcaccatcagcagcagcagcagcatcactCGCAGCCGAATCACCACTCAGCCACCGCCACACGCTCCCATTCCATATCCTCGACGGCCTCGTCACTGCACTCGCATCCGTCGATCGACTCCACCGTCGCTTGCGGCTCGTTGGTGGGCCAGCCCAACCACAGCACCAGCACCAACACGAACACCACCTCGCCGTCCAGTGGCAGCTCCACGCCACAGAACCATTACTCGCCCCTGCTAACCAACTCCCCCACGTCCACTGCCGCAGGTACTCCGAGCGGCAGCAGTGTAGGTCCCGGTTCCGCACTGGGATTTGTCTACCAGGTCAGCTCCCCGACGCCTCCATCCAGCGAGGTGCTGAAGATCACCGAGCAGACGGCAGCTGGGCAGGATCAGGGGTCGGTGAACAGCGGCGTAGAGGATGCAGATGAGCGGTCGCGGGCCTCTGTTCTGCAGAAGGCCTCCATGTTCGagaaggcagcagcagcggcagcggtcTCGCCCCCGGCTCCGAATCAGTCACCAGCAGCATCTTCTCCAGCTTCGGGGGGCGGAGGACGACGATCCGAGGCGGAGCAGCAGGAAATGG ACAAGTCTTTCGAAGATTCAATACAAGcactaaataatttaattggcgAACTAGACTCGTTCCAACGCGAGATCGATGAGGGCAAGGGCAAGCCGGTGAGCAGCAtaatcagcagcagcaacaacaacaatacgacgaccagcagcaacagcagcagcgacaacaacaacctGCCCGCCACCAACAGCCACATCGAGCCCTGCGCCATCAGCAATCAGACAAATTCGAGCGGCTGCGGCACGGACATATCGGACACCACCTCCGACGAACTGGCCGGCGACGAAATGGACGCCAGGCGGcaggatcgggatcgggacaTGCTGGGCGCCAGCGATTCGGAGCTGAGTCGCTGCTATGTGAGCGAGACGAGTTCGCTGACCGGTGGCCTAACGGCCGGCGGCTATGAGAATCCCACCTTTGCGCACTTTGTGGCCAATGCGAACCGGGAGGATGTCGTTTCGCTGGATGCCTCCGACAGCGTCTGTCTGGGCCAACCGCGCCACGCCTACGTGGACACGTGCAGCGACAGCGGCAGTGCCGTGGTGGTGATCTACGATCATCAGATACCCAACACCCCTGACATTGAGTTCGTGAAGCAGAACTCGGAGATCGTGGTGCTGCGGACGAAGGATCCGCAGCCGCAAACCCTGCAGCTGCACGAGATGCgcgagctgcagcagctgccggCCAATCTGGCCGGTTCGCCGGACTCCTCGCCGGACTCGTCTGGTGGCCAGGCACCGGCGACAGCAACTGTGGCGCCCGCCAAGCAGCGACTCTCCTCGTTTCGCGCCACCAgtgagcagcagctgcagctcctcGGACGCGGAAGTCCGCAAAGAGGTAAAGCAACCGGTGAGCAGGCGGCACAGGACCAGCATTTCCCAGCACAGGCCCaaccccagcagcagcagcagcaggataGTGATGGCATTAGCCAGCCAGTAGATCCCATAAGGCGGCAGCTGCCGCCCAAGCCCACCAACTTGAGCATTTTCAATGGGCCCGCGCCCAGTGTGGGAGATAGGCCCCTGGTGCCCCGAAAGTCGGACTTTAAGGCCGATCTAGACGCGAAAATACGCAGGCAAAAGCAGAAGGTTAAacagcagttgcagcagcaacagcagcagcagcaacaatcgccgcagcagcagcaagcaCCACAAGAACCGCAACACTCACCACAGTCGCCCCCAACCAGAAACTGTAATGTCACTAATAGCCCAGCCGCCAATGTTactgcatccgcatccgcatctgcatctgcatctgcattcACCGACCAAACTCATAGAATGCCAATCCAAAGTCAGACAGCCACATTCAATCACAAGCAATGCAAGACGCCCGCAACTATGGCCCTGTCATCGCCATCGTCACCATCTCGCGGCCATCTAGCATCCGCATTATCATCGTCATCGCTATCGTCATTACCATTACCAGCCACCACATCATCGCCATCAAATGCTCCGCCATCGATGTTGCCCGCCAGTGACCACCGACCACCCGCCCATCCATATGTGTGCTCCACTGCCCCAGCCAATCCCCATCATGCCAATAGCTTTGGCAATGCCAATGCCAGTCTCAAGCCGTGCATTACGCCCCGGCCGGCCTCGTTGTCGG gaggaggagcaggcggtGGCTCCACGCGCATCGCACGTCGTTCGTCCATCAACCAGGCCAAGCCACCGCCGCCAGTGAGACGCAGCTCGTCGGTGACCCCCAGTCCCAATGCCTCGGTCGGG CTGCAGCACCAGCaaccacaacagcaacagcacgcCAATCTGCTGCAGCAGAATCACCAGCTAAGCAGCTCCAGCGAGCACTTGCCACCGCCGCCGGCCTTCATGCTGGACGCCGTGCCCCAGATGCCCAGCTCAGCGCTGAAGGTGTCGGAGACGGTGAGAGCCCTGGCAGCCATGCGGCACCAGCCGGCATCGCCTGTGTCGCTCAGAcgcatgcagcagcagcagcagcaacagcagcagcaacagctacACCAGCAACacgtgcagcagcagcagcaaccccTCCTGCAG TCTGTGCACCACAATCCCCTGAACGATGACCCGACCGTCTACTACGACTCCTACTTGGACCTGCACGCCTATGCCCAGGCCCTGGCCAATGGCCAGCAGATGTCCCAGCAGCAACGCTTAacccaccagcagcagcagcagcaaaatcactatctgcagcagcagcagcaaaatcactatctgcagcagcagcagctgcaacatCAGCCAGCGCAACAACCGCCTGTTTATCAAGCGCCGCCGCCTGTCGATGCC ACGTTCCGCACTTCATCACCAGCCGCTGGCGGAGGGGGCGGCGGCATCTACGCCCAGCCCAAGCTGGTCAACAGCATGTCCAGCTTCCGCACCAGCAGCCCCAGTCCCAACGGACACGCTCACCCACTGCCACCGACACAGCCAAAGACGAATCCGAACCTAATTGCACAGCTCAATGCACGACTCAGCggcaagcagcagcagccgcaccagcagcagcagcagcagcaggtcgAGGGGATCTATGGCAACCAACAGGCGCCCGGAGGAGAGTCCATCTACATGCGCAGTGGCTTGTCCATGTCGCAGccgccacagcagcaacactatGACG ACTATGCCACAAGCACAAATATCGAAAAGACTGGCAGTATTCGGGCCAAGACCAAGGCCGAGTTCCTCGAGAATCTCAACGCGAAGCTGGCGAAGCAGGGAATGTCTGGACGAGCATTTGCCGTGCGAAATCTCATTAACAGCAAGGCCCTG ATGTATCAAAATCGGCAAAATCTATCGCGCCCCAGTGCGCAATACCGTAGACCACCCACCTATCCCAACACCAGCACGGCCATGAATGCCACTTGCGAAGATCAGTGCTAA